AGATCGAGGTGGACGTGGCCAGCGGCCGCATCGTGAATCGCACCAACGGCGCTACGATCAAGGCAGTGCCGTTTTCGCCGGTGCAACTGGAAATCTACCGCGCCGGTAACCTCTTTGCTTACGGAACGCAGCTGATGGGGGAGTAATGCCGAGTGCAGTTTACGGCAGTGGCCTGGGACTTGCACGAAAGAGAACATCCAGGAGGCAAGAATGGCAGGAGACGGAGTGATTGTGCCGGCCCGCCGCACGGAGAAGATTACCTATGCGGTGCGGGACATCGTGGTCTTGGCCGAGCAGGCGGCCAAGCAGGGCAAAGAGATGCTCTACCTGAACATCGGCGACCCGAACGCGTTCGACTTCCAGACGCCACGGCACATCATCGAGGCCACCTACCAGGCCATGCTGCGCAACATGAACGGCTATTCTCCTTCATCCGGGGTGCAGGAGGCTCGCGAGGCCATCACGCGGGCAGCCCGGGCGAAAGGAATCGACAACATCCTGGATGTGTTCATCACCACTGGCGCCAGCGAGGCCATCGACGTTTGCCTGACCGCGCTGGCCAATGAGGGGGAAAACGTGCTCCTCCCCTCGCCTGGTTATCCGCTCTATAGCGCCATCCTGAATAAGCTGGGCGTGGAGGTCAATGAGTACTATCTCGACGAAGAAAGCGACTGGCAGCCGGACGTGCGCGACATCGCCAAGAAGATCAACCGCAAGACACGGGCAATCGTGCTCATCAACCCCAACAATCCAACCGGTGCTCTGTACCGCGAGGAGGTGCTGCAGAGCATCGTCGAGCTATCTTTGCGGCACAGCCTGGTGATTTTCGCCGATGAGATTTACGATAAACTCATCTTCGACGGCTTGCGCCACGTTTCCATCGCCTCCCTCAATGGCGAAGTCCCTGTGGTCACCCTGAACGGACTGTCGAAGGCCTACTTAGTGCCCGGGTTCCGGATCGGCTGGGGGATCGTCAGTGGCAAGGCGGAGTGGCTCAAGGACTATGTGGAGGCGATCAACAAGTTGTTGCGTGCCAGGCTGTGCGCCAATCACCCTGAGCAGTGGGCCATCCGACCGGCGCTGGAAGGGGACCAAAGCCACTTAGTAGACGTGATGGCGCGCTTGACCAGGCGCCGGGACATCACCGTCCGCATGCTGAACGCCATACCGGGTATCTCGTGTGTCAAGCCAGAAGGTGCCTTCTACGCATTTCCCCGCCTCGCCGTAGACGGAACAGACGACGACTTTGTGCGTGCCCTCATTTCGGAGACCGGCGTGGTCGTCGTGCCGGGGAGTGGGTTCGGCCAGAAGCCTGGCACGAAGCACTTCCGGGTGGTGTTTCTGCCCCCGGAAAACGTGTTGGAGAGCGCGTATGAGCGCATAGGCGAGTTCTTCGTGCGCTATGCGCGCTCGGCCGCAGGCTTGGCCCAGGTGGGCAGGGCGTCAGTTTCCCGTTGACATTGAGGCGGAGTTTGTGTATCTTGAAGCGTGGTCAGGCAGCCCCGGGCGGGGCAGGGCAAGTGAAGAGGTGTTGAGGATGTGAGGACTGGTTGTTGCCGCGGAGGTGTCTGACATGACATCGGCGCCTGCTGCCGAGGAGGTGCATGCCCGCCTGCAAGCGGTTCAGGATGAGCTGGCGCAGAAATTCAACGTAGCCATCGCCATCCGTGACCGTCATGGTCAACCACTTACCACCCCAAGCAAGTCTGTCGAACAGAAGGCCTCCCTTTCGGCTTCGGCCCTGCAAGGGCTCTACCACTGCCTTTCTTCCAACTGGCTGCTGCGTGACCAGGACGCGTTGCAGGGGAAGCGTCTTGTTGCCACGCTCTTTTCCGGTGGCGTAGCCGTAGCGGCCCTGCCCATGATGGTTGACTCGGAGGTTGCCGCCGTGGTGCGGGTAGCGCAGACCTTCGGCGAGGTGCGGCGCAAACTGGAGCTGCTCAATGAGCAAGTCGTGAGCAGCGGCGGGGCCATCTCCAGCGAGGACTTTATTGACCCGGTGGACATCCATCTGGGTGCTCACTTTGTCGCGATGCTGGAAGCCATTGAGCAGGCGGTGGGAGAAGTGCTGGGTGTGGCGCCAGTTGCACCTCCCCCAGAGGCCCCTGGGGCGCTGCCTCCGCTCCCGGCGACCGAGCGGCTGCTGAGCATCATCCCGGCAGGCGCCTTCGTTGCCACGGTGGACTGGCAGATCAGTGCGGCGAACCAAGAACTGGCGAGGATGCTCGGCTATGCCGACGGCCAGGCATTGGTGGGGCGCAACCTGCTTGGCGAGCTCATGGACTTGGAATTCCTGCCGCTACTGGAGGAGTTGCAAGGCAAAGACGAAATCGTCGCA
This portion of the Calditrichota bacterium genome encodes:
- a CDS encoding aminotransferase class I/II-fold pyridoxal phosphate-dependent enzyme, coding for MAGDGVIVPARRTEKITYAVRDIVVLAEQAAKQGKEMLYLNIGDPNAFDFQTPRHIIEATYQAMLRNMNGYSPSSGVQEAREAITRAARAKGIDNILDVFITTGASEAIDVCLTALANEGENVLLPSPGYPLYSAILNKLGVEVNEYYLDEESDWQPDVRDIAKKINRKTRAIVLINPNNPTGALYREEVLQSIVELSLRHSLVIFADEIYDKLIFDGLRHVSIASLNGEVPVVTLNGLSKAYLVPGFRIGWGIVSGKAEWLKDYVEAINKLLRARLCANHPEQWAIRPALEGDQSHLVDVMARLTRRRDITVRMLNAIPGISCVKPEGAFYAFPRLAVDGTDDDFVRALISETGVVVVPGSGFGQKPGTKHFRVVFLPPENVLESAYERIGEFFVRYARSAAGLAQVGRASVSR